The proteins below are encoded in one region of Myxocyprinus asiaticus isolate MX2 ecotype Aquarium Trade chromosome 13, UBuf_Myxa_2, whole genome shotgun sequence:
- the LOC127450883 gene encoding somatostatin receptor type 5-like isoform X2, producing the protein MKTVTNMYILNLAIADELYILGLPFLTTHNVLSYWPFGNFLCRIVMWADSISQFTSTFCLTVMSIDRYMAVVHPIRSARLRRPRVAKVINSMVWALSFVLTLPVIIYSDVQPDLNTCNMSWPEPRDVWSTAFILYTAILGFFCPLLVICLCYLLIVIKVKSAGARAGLSKRRRSEKKVTRMVVIIVVVFVLCWLPFFILNIINLIDTLPENSLVTGVYFLSVILTYVNSCANPLLYGFLSENFKQSFQKVLCIHRVNGISAGHPGRPRLSRTQQNNAFPSPRSFDVNDHVQSYQSIGLETGHCAKMEIHRPGPQVSSQSI; encoded by the exons ATGAAGACCGTCACAAACATGTACATTTTAAACTTGGCCATAGCCGATGAGTTGTACATTCTGGGACTGCCATTTCTCACCACCCATAATGTGCTCTCCTACTGGCCGTTTGGCAACTTCCTGTGTCGAATTGTGATGTGGGCAGACTCCATCAGTCAATTTACGAGCACATTCTGTCTGACAGTAATGAGCATTGATCGCTATATGGCTGTGGTACATCCGATCCGGAGTGCGAGGTTGCGGCGACCCAGAGTTGCCAAGGTGATAAATAGCATGGTATGGGCACTATCCTTTGTGCTGACACTgccagtcatcatttactctgacGTCCAGCCAGATCTGAACACCTGCAACATGAGCTGGCCTGAACCACGTGATGTGTGGTCCACTGCCTTCATCCTCTACACTGCTATACTAGGTTTCTTCTGTCCCTTGCTGGTCATCTGCCTTTGTTACCTACTCATTGTGATCAAAGTGAAGTCCGCCGGGGCGCGGGCAGGACTCTCCAAGCGACGCAGGTCTGAGAAGAAGGTGACAAGAATGGTGGTGATCATCGTGGTGGTGTTTGTCCTGTGCTGGCTGCCATTCTTCATCCTCAACATCATCAACCTGATCGACACCCTTCCGGAGAACAGCCTTGTTACCGGCGTGTACTTTCTCTCAGTCATCTTGACCTACGTCAACAGCTGCGCCAATCCGCTCCTCTACGGCTTCCTGTCGGAAAACTTTAAGCAGAGCTTCCAGAAAGTGCTCTGCATCCACCGGGTCAACGGGATCAGCGCCGGTCACCCTGGTCGGCCGCGGCTCAGCAGGACCCAACAGAATAACGCCTTCCCTTCTCCAAGGAGCTTTGATGTCAACGACCATGTCCAGAGCTATCAG TCCATTGGTTTGGAGACCGGACACTGTGCAAAAATGGAAATCCACCGACCTGGACCACAAGTGAGCAGCCAGTCCATATAA
- the LOC127450883 gene encoding somatostatin receptor type 5-like isoform X1 — protein MATQVAMWNRSSSDYYNQSNETSNTSLSFNEILSDGDSTKVMAVIYLVVFVLGLTGNSLAIFVVLRYTKMKTVTNMYILNLAIADELYILGLPFLTTHNVLSYWPFGNFLCRIVMWADSISQFTSTFCLTVMSIDRYMAVVHPIRSARLRRPRVAKVINSMVWALSFVLTLPVIIYSDVQPDLNTCNMSWPEPRDVWSTAFILYTAILGFFCPLLVICLCYLLIVIKVKSAGARAGLSKRRRSEKKVTRMVVIIVVVFVLCWLPFFILNIINLIDTLPENSLVTGVYFLSVILTYVNSCANPLLYGFLSENFKQSFQKVLCIHRVNGISAGHPGRPRLSRTQQNNAFPSPRSFDVNDHVQSYQSIGLETGHCAKMEIHRPGPQVSSQSI, from the exons ATGGCAACCCAGGTGGCCATGTGGAACAGGTCATCCTCAGACTACTACAACCAATCCAATGAAACAAGCAATACATCACTTAGCTTTAATGAAATCTTGTCTGATGGAGACAGCACAAAAGTCATGGCTGTAATATACCTTGTCGTGTTTGTCCTCGGTTTGACAGGGAACTCTCTGGCCATTTTCGTGGTTCTGCGCTACACCAAAATGAAGACCGTCACAAACATGTACATTTTAAACTTGGCCATAGCCGATGAGTTGTACATTCTGGGACTGCCATTTCTCACCACCCATAATGTGCTCTCCTACTGGCCGTTTGGCAACTTCCTGTGTCGAATTGTGATGTGGGCAGACTCCATCAGTCAATTTACGAGCACATTCTGTCTGACAGTAATGAGCATTGATCGCTATATGGCTGTGGTACATCCGATCCGGAGTGCGAGGTTGCGGCGACCCAGAGTTGCCAAGGTGATAAATAGCATGGTATGGGCACTATCCTTTGTGCTGACACTgccagtcatcatttactctgacGTCCAGCCAGATCTGAACACCTGCAACATGAGCTGGCCTGAACCACGTGATGTGTGGTCCACTGCCTTCATCCTCTACACTGCTATACTAGGTTTCTTCTGTCCCTTGCTGGTCATCTGCCTTTGTTACCTACTCATTGTGATCAAAGTGAAGTCCGCCGGGGCGCGGGCAGGACTCTCCAAGCGACGCAGGTCTGAGAAGAAGGTGACAAGAATGGTGGTGATCATCGTGGTGGTGTTTGTCCTGTGCTGGCTGCCATTCTTCATCCTCAACATCATCAACCTGATCGACACCCTTCCGGAGAACAGCCTTGTTACCGGCGTGTACTTTCTCTCAGTCATCTTGACCTACGTCAACAGCTGCGCCAATCCGCTCCTCTACGGCTTCCTGTCGGAAAACTTTAAGCAGAGCTTCCAGAAAGTGCTCTGCATCCACCGGGTCAACGGGATCAGCGCCGGTCACCCTGGTCGGCCGCGGCTCAGCAGGACCCAACAGAATAACGCCTTCCCTTCTCCAAGGAGCTTTGATGTCAACGACCATGTCCAGAGCTATCAG TCCATTGGTTTGGAGACCGGACACTGTGCAAAAATGGAAATCCACCGACCTGGACCACAAGTGAGCAGCCAGTCCATATAA